The proteins below are encoded in one region of Candidatus Eisenbacteria bacterium:
- a CDS encoding transposase — MPRIARKSDGRRIFSADFKREQVGRLWRGEMTVVELSRKLGIAPSLLQRWKRLMSQETNGLDGARGRVTAATHSRADQYIRELQLLVGKQTVELELLRAELDVLKRRRRSSNASTR; from the coding sequence ATGCCCCGCATCGCACGCAAATCGGACGGCCGGCGCATCTTCAGCGCCGACTTCAAGCGTGAGCAGGTCGGCCGACTATGGCGCGGCGAAATGACCGTCGTCGAGCTCAGCCGAAAGCTGGGGATCGCGCCGAGCCTGCTGCAGCGCTGGAAGCGACTCATGTCTCAGGAAACCAATGGCCTGGATGGGGCCAGGGGGCGCGTGACAGCGGCGACCCATTCGCGAGCGGACCAATACATCCGCGAGCTGCAACTGCTGGTCGGGAAGCAGACGGTGGAGCTGGAGCTTCTGCGGGCGGAGTTGGATGTGCTCAAGAGGCGACGGCGCTCCAGTAACGCGTCGACACGGTAG